One Microbacterium sp. No. 7 genomic window carries:
- a CDS encoding PTS sugar transporter subunit IIA, with amino-acid sequence MSRGVLSLGQVRIRTGPVTKEDALHEAADILESAGAVTSGYLDAMYQREQAVSTYMGGELAIPHGTSETAHLILESALSFVRYDDGIDWDGDLVTFVVGIAGKGDEHLQMLSRIALLFADPVEIARLKSAATPEELYDMVVEDAGP; translated from the coding sequence GTGTCACGAGGAGTGCTGTCACTCGGCCAGGTGCGCATCCGCACCGGGCCGGTGACGAAAGAAGACGCGCTGCACGAGGCGGCCGACATCCTGGAGTCGGCCGGCGCGGTGACGAGCGGCTATCTCGACGCGATGTACCAGCGCGAGCAGGCCGTGTCGACGTACATGGGCGGCGAGCTCGCGATCCCGCACGGCACCAGCGAGACGGCGCACCTGATCCTGGAGTCGGCGCTCTCGTTCGTGCGCTACGACGACGGCATCGACTGGGACGGCGACCTCGTCACCTTCGTCGTCGGCATCGCGGGCAAGGGCGACGAGCACCTGCAGATGCTCTCGCGCATCGCCCTGCTGTTCGCCGACCCCGTCGAGATCGCGCGCCTGAAGAGCGCCGCCACCCCCGAGGAGCTCTACGACATGGTCGTGGAGGACGCCGGCCCGTAG
- the ptsP gene encoding phosphoenolpyruvate--protein phosphotransferase produces the protein MSELRGVGIGLGVAQGPVARMAEPLPAPEDVASTRTAEEELARVREAVAAVARELEARGAQAGGAARDVLEAQAMIAEDPTLDGEVAQRVNAGKTGEFAVFDAFASFRDTLAAMGGYLGERAADLDDVAQRVIARLRGLPAPGVPDPGHPFVLVAKDLAPADTALLDLDKVLALITSDGGPTSHTAILAREKSIVAIVGVVGAADLADGETVIVDAAKGVVTTEPTADELEQAQHRADARKAAASAPLTPGALKDGSPVPLLANLGKPGGAKEAVELGAEGVGLFRTEFLFLSSTQAPTIDEQQAAYTELLRAFPGKKVVVRALDAGADKPLAFLNDAHEENPALGLRGLRALRASEDILREQLTALAQADAETEADLWVMAPMVSTVEETDYFVALAREYGIKTAGVMIEVPSSALLADQVLAIADFASIGTNDLTQYTLAADRLLGSVASFQDPWHPAVLKLVQATADGGRANGKPVGICGEAAADPLLAVVLVGLGATTLSMAPTALADVRASLLQHTREDAERIAAAALAGADAASARAAAQDAAAEIGG, from the coding sequence ATGAGCGAACTGCGCGGAGTCGGAATCGGTCTGGGTGTGGCGCAGGGCCCCGTGGCCCGGATGGCCGAGCCCCTGCCGGCCCCCGAGGACGTCGCGAGCACCCGCACCGCGGAGGAGGAGCTCGCGCGCGTGCGCGAGGCCGTCGCCGCGGTCGCCCGAGAGCTCGAGGCGCGCGGCGCCCAGGCGGGCGGCGCGGCCCGCGACGTGCTGGAGGCCCAGGCGATGATCGCCGAGGACCCGACCCTCGACGGAGAGGTCGCGCAGCGCGTGAACGCGGGCAAGACCGGGGAGTTCGCCGTCTTCGACGCGTTCGCGAGCTTCCGCGACACCCTCGCCGCGATGGGCGGCTACCTCGGCGAGCGCGCCGCCGACCTCGACGACGTCGCGCAGCGCGTCATCGCGCGCCTGCGCGGGCTGCCGGCCCCCGGCGTGCCCGACCCGGGCCACCCGTTCGTGCTCGTCGCGAAGGACCTCGCCCCCGCCGACACGGCGCTGCTCGACCTCGACAAGGTGCTCGCGCTCATCACGAGCGACGGCGGCCCCACCTCGCACACCGCGATCCTCGCGCGCGAGAAGTCGATCGTCGCGATCGTCGGCGTCGTCGGGGCCGCCGACCTGGCCGACGGCGAGACCGTCATCGTCGACGCCGCGAAGGGCGTCGTGACGACCGAGCCGACCGCCGACGAGCTGGAGCAGGCGCAGCACCGCGCCGACGCGCGCAAGGCCGCGGCATCCGCCCCCCTGACGCCGGGCGCCCTCAAGGACGGCAGCCCCGTGCCCCTGCTCGCGAACCTCGGCAAGCCCGGCGGCGCGAAGGAGGCCGTCGAGCTGGGCGCCGAGGGCGTGGGCCTGTTCCGCACCGAGTTCCTCTTCCTCAGCTCGACGCAGGCCCCGACGATCGATGAGCAGCAGGCCGCGTACACCGAGCTGCTGCGGGCGTTCCCCGGCAAGAAGGTCGTCGTGCGCGCCCTCGACGCCGGTGCCGACAAGCCGCTCGCCTTCCTCAACGACGCGCACGAGGAGAACCCCGCGCTGGGCCTGCGCGGCCTGCGCGCGCTCCGCGCGAGCGAGGACATCCTGCGCGAGCAGCTGACCGCCCTCGCGCAGGCGGATGCCGAGACCGAGGCCGACCTGTGGGTCATGGCGCCGATGGTCTCCACCGTCGAGGAGACCGACTACTTCGTCGCGCTCGCCCGGGAGTACGGCATCAAGACCGCCGGCGTCATGATCGAGGTGCCGTCGTCGGCGCTGCTCGCCGACCAGGTGCTCGCGATCGCCGACTTCGCCTCGATCGGCACGAACGACCTCACGCAGTACACCCTCGCCGCCGACCGGCTGCTGGGCTCGGTCGCCTCGTTCCAGGACCCGTGGCATCCGGCCGTGCTCAAGCTCGTCCAGGCGACGGCCGACGGCGGCCGCGCGAACGGCAAGCCCGTCGGCATCTGCGGCGAGGCCGCCGCCGACCCGCTGCTCGCGGTCGTGCTCGTGGGCCTCGGCGCGACGACGCTGTCGATGGCGCCCACCGCGCTCGCCGACGTGCGCGCGTCGCTGCTGCAGCACACGCGCGAGGACGCCGAGCGCATCGCGGCCGCCGCCCTGGCGGGCGCGGACGCCGCGTCGGCCCGCGCGGCGGCGCAGGACGCGGCCGCCGAGATCGGCGGCTGA
- a CDS encoding HPr family phosphocarrier protein, translating into MTAVSRTVRVGSSHGLHARPAKLFAQAAKDAGIPVTVAKGAGEPANAASILGVIALGAEKGDYLTLTADGDGAEEVLDALVELLTTDHDE; encoded by the coding sequence ATGACCGCAGTCAGCCGCACCGTGCGCGTCGGCTCGTCGCACGGCCTGCACGCCCGGCCCGCGAAGCTCTTCGCCCAGGCGGCGAAGGACGCCGGCATCCCGGTCACGGTCGCCAAGGGCGCCGGCGAGCCGGCCAACGCCGCCAGCATCCTGGGCGTCATCGCCCTCGGCGCCGAGAAGGGCGACTACCTCACCCTCACGGCCGACGGCGACGGCGCCGAAGAGGTGCTCGACGCGCTCGTCGAGCTGCTCACCACCGATCACGACGAGTAA